In the genome of Pieris rapae chromosome 6, ilPieRapa1.1, whole genome shotgun sequence, one region contains:
- the LOC123689295 gene encoding uncharacterized protein LOC123689295, giving the protein MLLYYPQIIILSSNMIKTYNHEILPTFCINLLITASIFFLIFIPGIFSELILYEYKNIIKILMKQRIRCEDESLRMEMQHALDYIIMRPYKFNLFGAIPLKLSLPLTLASLLANDLVVVIQFTKVLK; this is encoded by the exons ATGCTGCTATACTATCcacaaataatcattttgtcaTCGAATATGATAAAGACATATAATCATGAA atTCTACCGACATTTTGTATAAACCTATTGATCACAGCcagtatattttttctgaTTTTTATACCAGGAATTTTCTCAGAGTTGATACTttatgaatacaaaaatattattaagattttaatgaaGCAACGTATAAGATGTGAAG ACGAATCACTTCGTATGGAGATGCAACATGCGTTGGACTACATTATAATGCGAccttataaattcaatttatttggCGCGATTCCCCTTAAACTCTCATTACCTCTTACTTTAGCAAGTTTATTGGCAAATGACCTTGTGGTGGTCATACAGTTTaccaaagttttaaaataa
- the LOC123689298 gene encoding uncharacterized protein LOC123689298 has protein sequence MSFEHEYPTVNVIGKNRINQKIFHLNMCLCQYKHIINCFDRASNQIQIGILSILVTNYPNVVLYFYRGIVTFYTDGLQLFLPLWFKIQYTLILLFTPAILSELISVEYEKIRETLRKQIATCTDECLKEVQQKAYVYVKLRPYEFVIGRAVSLKISMPLSFIGVCIGHLIVLLQNQKHRYANEFKN, from the exons ATGTCTTTCGAACATGAGTACCCAACTGTAAACGTAATCGGAAAAAACCGAATAAATCAGaagatatttcatttaaatatgtgtttGTGCCAATATAAGCACATAATAAATTGCTTTGATAGAGCCAGTAACCAGATCCAGATTGGG ATACTTAGCATCCTCGTGACTAACTATCCAAATGTTGTATTGTACTTTTATCGTGGAATTGTAACTTTCTATACAGAC GGGCTGCAATTATTCTTGCCATTGTGGTTTAAAATACAGTATACGTTGATCTTGCTTTTTACTCCAGCTATTTTATCGGAATTAATAAGCGTTGAGTACGAGAAAATACGAGAGACTCTGAGAAAGCAGATAGCCACATGCACTG ATGAGTGTTTAAAAGAAGTACAGCAGAAGGCATATGTCTACGTGAAATTACGACCATACGAATTCGTGATTGGTCGAGCGGTCTCACTCAAAATATCGATGCCGCTCAGTTTTATTGGTGTTTGTATCGGCCACCTGATTGTTCTCTTACAGAATCAAAAGCACAGATAtgcaaatgaatttaaaaattaa
- the LOC123689285 gene encoding uncharacterized protein LOC123689285, giving the protein MVLATIPNILFFDVTYERMKSLRLAFESTNLNISVIGKNQIQHKIFNVKSTFSAYKELLNLCNKTSKQMQIGILGILIANYPNIVLFLYQVIIVYYEKKWWMIIQIILQIVNTLTLLFTPAILSELINMEYEKICDVLNRKIAACNDASLREVKQRAYEYIKLRPYKFFIVRAVPLDVSMPLSFISFCIGHLIVILQNKNSNNELVN; this is encoded by the exons ATGGTGTTGGCAACTATACCGAATATACTCTTTTTCGATGTAACATATGAACGTATGAAATCATTAAGGCTGGCATTCGAAAGTACAAATCTGAATATAAGTGTTATTGGAAAGAATCAAAtacaacacaaaatatttaacgttAAGTCTACCTTCAGTGCCTATAAGGAATTGTTAAACCTATGTAATAAAACCAGCAAGCAAATGCAAATTGGG ATATTGGGTATTCTGATAGCTAACTACCCGAACATTGTCCTGTTTCTTTATCAAGTAATTATAGTTTACTACGAAAAG AAATGGTGGatgataattcaaataatccTACAAATTGTGAACACATTGACATTATTGTTCACTCCTGCAATTTTATCTGAATTGATTAATAtggaatatgaaaaaatatgcgacgtgttaaatagaaaaatagcGGCTTGTAAtg aCGCATCTTTGAGAGAAGTAAAACAAAGAGCCTACGAGTACATAAAGTTGCGCCCATACAAATTCTTCATTGTTCGAGCGGTTCCTCTCGATGTATCAATGCCTCTTAGCTTCATCAGTTTTTGTATAGGCCATCTTATCGTTAtcttacaaaacaaaaatagcaataatgaATTAGTCAATTAG
- the LOC110992478 gene encoding uncharacterized oxidoreductase TM_0325-like has translation MYFENKVVLITGASSGIGAEIALHFAKQSAKLALVGRNVQNLESVAALCEKEKGVKPIQIVADMSKEGDVERILKETVNHFARLDVLINNAGISLIGGIKDKSLDIYDKIMSVNLRSVYQLTFLAAPYLIATKGSIVNISSIASSKPFSDMTEYCLSKAALDMLTKCVALDLAPHGVRVNAVNPGLVKTNILNILFPESDKADKFTEDVMASTPLKRLTEAYDVATLVSFLASDKAKSITGCCYPVDGGKLLV, from the coding sequence atgtatttcgaAAATAAAGTAGTTTTGATTACTGGTGCGAGTTCTGGAATTGGAGCTGAAATAGCATTGCACTTCGCAAAGCAATCTGCAAAACTAGCTTTGGTGGGAAGAAATGTTCAGAACTTAGAAAGTGTTGCTGCACTTTGTGAAAAAGAGAAAGGTGTAAAACCCATACAAATTGTTGCTGATATGTCAAAGGAAGGTGACGTAGAAAGAATTCTTAAAGAAACAGTAAACCATTTCGCAAGACTAGATGTACTTATTAACAATGCTGGAATATCTTTGATCGGAGGAATTAAAGATAAAAGCCTAGATATATATGACAAAATTATGTCAGTTAATTTAAGATCAGTATATCAATTAACATTCCTCGCTGCTCCCTATCTCATAGCAACTAAAGGATCTATTGTTAACATATCCAGCATTGCTAGTAGTAAACCATTCAGTGATATGACCGAGTACTGCCTGTCGAAGGCTGCTTTAGATATGTTAACTAAATGTGTTGCCTTAGATTTGGCTCCACATGGAGTTCGAGTGAATGCTGTAAATCCAGGTTTAGTGAAAAcgaatatattgaatattctCTTTCCTGAAAGTGATAAAGCAGACAAATTTACTGAGGATGTTATGGCATCCACACCGTTGAAAAGACTAACTGAAGCATACGATGTTGCCACATTGGTCAGTTTTCTTGCAAGTGATAAAGCAAAAAGCATAACGGGCTGTTGCTACCCTGTGGATGGTGGAAAACTTTTGGTTTAG
- the LOC123689296 gene encoding uncharacterized protein LOC123689296, translating to METLKRFMFYRMLFGYFYDFRSTKLVNVYKGIYCASFVLVTSVCVCYNMTFNITNSVVYTLAEFYFLIIKSFLFENKIEKYFYKILKLDKMFRIEHRIISLKMYFIFIFVFILQLVVFLLNSDKSYFIFLISLSISISYIPEIIVFDVLYSRINILRLIIQCIYCINFQRREKIFYKIFCVKKCIIYYKELSNNINCIEKELNVTLLISIIVNYPETLFQFWNFMLHFLQNDWTLYDALSAFCPAVIVILTLTITAMLANSICQECKKITNILLDQYISCQDKMLQLELHRALCYLTYRPFQFCIIRAIPLSIKIPISFISVCISHIIVAIQFRYFKT from the exons aTGGAGactttaaaaaggtttatgtTCTACCGAATGCTCTTTGgatatttttacgattttagATCCACCAAATtggtaaatgtttataaaggaATCTACTGCgcttcttttgttttagttaccagtgtgtgtgtatgttaTAACATGACATTTAATATCACCAATTCCGTTGTGTACACATTGGcggaattttattttctaataataaaatcttttttgtttgaaaataagaTCGAGAAATATTTCTACAAAATACTCAAATTAGACAAGATGTTTCGTATTGAACAtagaattatttctttaaaaatgtacttcatttttatatttgtgtttatacTTCAATTGGTCGTATTCTTACTCAATTCtgataaatcatattttatttttctgattTCTCTATCAATCTCTATTAGTTATATCcctgaaataattgtttttgatgTACTGTATAGTCGAATCAACATTTTAAGACTAATTATACAGTGTATATATTGCATCAACTTCCAAAGGAGAGAGaagatattttacaaaattttttgtgtaaaaaaatgtataatttattacaaagagTTATCAAACAATATCAATTGCATAGAGAAGGAACTTAATGTAACA CTATTGATTTCAATTATAGTTAATTATCCAGaaacattatttcaattttggaATTTCATGCTCCATTTTTTACAAAAC GATTGGACACTATATGATGCCCTGTCCGCTTTCTGTCCAGCCGTCATAGTTATATTAACTTTAACAATAACGGCAATGTTGGCTAATTCGATATGCCAAGagtgtaaaaaaatcactaaTATTCTATTGGATCAATACATTTCATGTCAag ATAAAATGCTTCAATTGGAACTTCATCGGGCGTTGTGTTACTTGACATATCGCCCTTTCCAGTTTTGTATTATCCGAGCCATACCTTTGAGCATTAAAATACCGATTAGCTTTATTAGCGTTTGCATATCGCATATTATTGTTGCTATTCAGTttcgttattttaaaacgtaa
- the LOC123689300 gene encoding uncharacterized protein LOC123689300, with the protein MFNFNNNFSIKLLLGFRLLLGQYCEFKTSKIIRVLLMFYCFVFHILMCLVIHTYYDSIKLIELLLYIKLLKILVPVKVITNLCLSLFYKEKYFLIFCKNLETIDMFLKYNKKCDACITIGIFSVIIFGQLIFEIVIFYPRDIIYGLEKFVDLVLFLNLIIPYLIYEMYWQRMKYLRLFLQSKCVLSDDVNIKIFHLKKFVQIYKHLLDQVGKANRAIKVKMFFDIIFSFLKGLIDISVGIKYLIQLDSYQHFHIVTLILLPILNLSFYLNGVIFLDLVYDEYENIKASLVMEQVKCEDNKLHEEIVIALEYLEIRPPRYSVWRIFPLNFNLITAFVNNSVTYIVVLLSFKFSSK; encoded by the exons atgtttaattttaacaacaatttttcaataaaattgctTTTGGGATTTCGCCTTCTTTTAGGACAGTAttgtgaatttaaaactagtaAAATAATTCGAGTGCTTCTTATGTTCTATTGCTTTGTATTTCATATTCTTATGTGTTTAGTGATACATACGTACTATGATTCAATTAAACTCATAGAACttctattgtatataaaattattgaaaatattagtgCCGGTAAAAGTTATCACGAATTTATGTTTGTCGCTattctataaagaaaaatattttcttatattttgtaagaacCTCGAAACTATTGatatgtttttgaaatataataagaaatgtGATGCTTGCATAACTATTGGTATATttagtgtaattatttttggtcaattgatttttgaaattgtaattttctaCCCCAGGGATATCATTTATGGGTTAGAAAAATTTGTAGATCTAGTTCTTtttctaaatctaataataccgtatttaatatatgaaatgtattgGCAAAGGATGAAATATTTACGTTTGTTTCTTCAAAGCAAGTGCGTCCTAAGTGAcgatgttaatataaaaatatttcatttaaagaaGTTTGTACAAATTTACAAACATCTTTTAGATCAAGTTGGTAAAGCCAACAGAGCTATAAAAGTCAAG atgttttttgatataatatttagtttcctAAAAGGACTAATAGATATTTCCGTCGggattaaatacttaattcaaTTG gACTCATATCAACATTTTCACATCGTTACTTTGATACTATTAcctattttgaatttaagtttttatttaaatggagTAATTTTCTTAGATTTGGTTTATGATGAATACGAGAATATTAAAGCAAGCTTAGTTATGGAGCAAGTAAAGTGTGAAG atAATAAACTTCACGAAGAGATCGTAATAGCTTTGGAGTACCTGGAAATTCGCCCACCAAGATATTCAGTATGGAGAATTTTCCCCTTGAACTTCAACCTTATAACAgcatttgttaataattctGTTACTTATATAGTTGTCCTGCTTTCGTTTAAATTctcttcaaaataa